The genomic stretch CATCGCCGCCGGTGCTGTTGTGACGAAGAGTATGCCCGACAATGCCGTGATCGGCGGAGTACCTGCAAAGGTGATCAGATTACGGGAGAAAGAAAAACCGGAAGAAATATCACCGGGAAAAATGTTTGCCTGAGTAATCAATAGGAATATGGATACAAAAATAAATACCACTGTTTTACTGAGCGCCTATGCTGTGAATCCTTACCATGGTTCAGAAGATGGTATGGGCTGGAATTTTATCATGCAAATTGCACGATTCAATAAGGTGATTGCTGTGACACGAGAAAATACCCGTAAGGATATTGAGCGCTATATGAAGGAGCATCCTTCCAATTGCTATGGTAATATTCAATTCGTCTATTACGATTTACCCTACTGGGCACGTTTTTGGAAGAGGGGTGGACGTGGTGCCATGTTGTATTATTATTTATGGCAATTTTATCTTCCCCGATTTGTAAATAAGCGAAAACTCAAATTTGATATCGTACATAATCTTAACTTTCATAACGACTGGACGCCGTCTTCACTTTGGAAATTAAAGAAGCCATTTGTATGGGGACCCATAGGACATCATCCACGTATTCCTAAAGATTATGTACTTCATGTTTATGGTCTTGGATCGTATATCGCTGAGGAAATGAAATGGCTGATGAAGAAATATTTTTGGAAGGTGGATCCATTGCTGCGACAAACAGTGAATCATGTTGACACGGTTCTTACAATGAATTCAGGCGTAGAGCGGGTACTTCATCTTCCTAAAGACAAGATTGTACACATGACTTCGGTAAGTACCGAGGCGCCTTCAGAGTTAAAGGAAATCCGGAAAGGGCAGGGATTTACGATTCTCTCTTCCGGCAGATTCGTTCCTTTAAAAGGATTTGATATTACCATTCGTTCGTTCGCACGGTTTTACCATCAACTTCCTGCACATTTGAAACCCTTTGTTAAGTTGGTTTTAGTGGGAGATGGTCCGTATAAGAAATATCTGCAAAATCTGGCAAAGGAAATGGAGGTAGAAAGTCAGGTTAATTTTATCGCGTGGCTGCACAGAACAGATTATAAAAAACTCTACAAAGAATCGGATGTGTTTTTATTTCCAAGTCATGAAGGTGCTGGTATGGTGGTAGCGGAAGCATTGTCTTATGGTCTCCCTGTAATATGTTTCCGGAATGAAGGCCCCGGTGAATTTGTAAATAAGGATTGCGGTATAACGATTCCCTATAGCCGTTACAATACCAGCGTGACGAAATTTGCGGAATCACTGCGCCTGCTTCATGATAATACTAAATTGTATGCACAGCTTTCAGTGGGTGCCCGTAAGGCGTTCAATGAACGTTTTAATTGGGATTTGAAAGGCGAGGAATTAAAGAATGTCTATGATCATTTGTCGAGAAAAGCAGGGTAGATGATTTCCGGGGAAAAAAGTAAAATCGTTGCTGTTCATCTGTTGAATGATTTTAGCGGCAGCCCGCTCATCTTCATGCAGGCGTTGAAAGGCCTTCAAATGGCAGGACATGAAATAATAGTGCATACCAGTAAGAGCAGGGAAGGATTTCTGGGTCGACTGAATGCTCCTTTCGTGTATTTCCCCTATCACTTCTTTTCAAATGCCCTCTTAAGACTCTTCGCTTTTACTGCGAGTCAGCTCTTTCTCTTTTTTCAATTGTTGCGTTATCGGAAGGAGGATGTTGTTATTTATGTAAATACATTGCTTCCTTTTGGCGCGGCTCTTGCCGGAGCATGTATGGGAAAAAAGGTAGTTTATCATGTGCACGAGAGTTATATCAAACCTGCATTGCTTAAAAACT from Bacteroidota bacterium encodes the following:
- a CDS encoding glycosyltransferase produces the protein MDTKINTTVLLSAYAVNPYHGSEDGMGWNFIMQIARFNKVIAVTRENTRKDIERYMKEHPSNCYGNIQFVYYDLPYWARFWKRGGRGAMLYYYLWQFYLPRFVNKRKLKFDIVHNLNFHNDWTPSSLWKLKKPFVWGPIGHHPRIPKDYVLHVYGLGSYIAEEMKWLMKKYFWKVDPLLRQTVNHVDTVLTMNSGVERVLHLPKDKIVHMTSVSTEAPSELKEIRKGQGFTILSSGRFVPLKGFDITIRSFARFYHQLPAHLKPFVKLVLVGDGPYKKYLQNLAKEMEVESQVNFIAWLHRTDYKKLYKESDVFLFPSHEGAGMVVAEALSYGLPVICFRNEGPGEFVNKDCGITIPYSRYNTSVTKFAESLRLLHDNTKLYAQLSVGARKAFNERFNWDLKGEELKNVYDHLSRKAG